Proteins encoded in a region of the Zea mays cultivar B73 chromosome 4, Zm-B73-REFERENCE-NAM-5.0, whole genome shotgun sequence genome:
- the LOC100272884 gene encoding uncharacterized isoform X1, which yields MEDAGREGGTAAENGTEGEGYVLVKAAPEGEGDPTAAAAGGDREDLAASAPAMAMAVAAADEAAAPAKKGGSGATKARLQNGRVPAGTSAAAAAAGPRVKKPGVLSQSASFPARGAVAVAAKKAAAAVATPKQAKGAVPIGSETAAGRAVEKKASLARTPVARRPMLVKSGSVDAAAPNDTVVAVQESDENTDKPLKQTQPGKTEDDVHSTTSSTNTPRAAARKSAAAAAAGFSFRLEERAEKRKEFFQKLEEKIHAKELEKTNLQEKSKESQEAEIKLLRKSLTFKATPMPSFYKEQPPKVELKKIPPTRARSPRLGRHKAASSATAPAPADGSVSCGSPRSTANSGKVNEIMENIKPRVPARKSIQRPVTKTPLQVSATTKAEPRPIATKPKIANSKPKVSRAKVAQAQGNSAEVPPSEPSASEELVVEHGVGEATGPDLASQLVASNEVPVHG from the exons ATGGAGGACGCCGGCCGCGAGGGCGGCACTGCCGCGGAGAATGGGACCGAGGGGGAGGGCTACGTCCTCGTCAAGGCCGCCCCCGAGGGGGAGGGGGaccccaccgccgccgccgccggaggcGATCGCGAGGATCTCGCTGCCTCCGCCCCGGCGATGGCGATGGCGGTGGCGGCTGCGGACGAGGCCGCGGCACCGGCCAAG AAGGGTGGATCCGGGGCCACGAAGGCGAGGCTGCAGAACGGCAGGGTCCCCGCCGGAacttccgccgccgccgccgccgccgggccgaGGGTGAAGAAGCCCGGGGTCCTCTCACAGAGCGCCTCCTTCCCGGCGCGGGGCGCGGTGGCGGTCGCGGCCAAGAAGGCCGCGGCGGCGGTTGCTACGCCCAAGCAGGCCAAGGGCGCCGTGCCCATTGGATCAGAGACGGCGGCAG GCCGGGCGGTGGAGAAGAAGGCGAGTTTGGCGCGGACACCTGTTGCTCGCCGGCCGATG CTTGTTAAGTCTGGATCAGTGGATGCGGCTGCCCCAAATGACACAGTTGTTGCTGTCCAAGA GTCAGATGAAAATACGGACAAACCATTGAAACAAACACAGCCAGGGAAAACAGAGGATGATGTGCACTCCACCACATC AAGTACCAATACTCCCCGTGCAGCAGCTCGTAagagtgctgctgctgctgctgctggttttaGTTTCAGATTGGAGGAGCGTGCTGAGAAGAGAAAGGAG TTCTTCCAAAAGCTTGAAGAAAAAATCCATGCGAAGGAGCTGGAAAAAACAAATTTGCAGGAGAAATCTAAG GAGAGCCAAGAGGCTGAGATCAAACTACTGAGGAAGAGCCTAACATTTAAAGCCACACCTATGCCAAGCTTTTACAAGGAGCAGCCACCCAAAGTTGAGTTGAAAAAG ATTCCCCCAACACGTGCCAGGTCACCAAGGCTCGGCCGGCACAAGGCAGCCAGTTCTgctactgctcctgctcctgcagaTGGTTCTGTATCATGTGGGAGCCCACGGAGCACTGCAAATTCGGGCAAGGTAAATGAAATCATGGAGAACATCAAACCTCGTGTCCCTGCTAGAAAATCTATTCAGAGGCCAGTCACGAAAACTCCATTGCAAGTGTCTGCCACCACAAAGGCTGAACCAAGACCCATAGCTACAAAGCCGAAAATCGCAAACTCGAAACCTAAGGTTTCAAGGGCAAAGGTTGCGCAGGCGCAAGGAAACTCAGCTGAAGTCCCTCCTTCAGAACCTTCTGCCTCGGAAGAGCTAGTAGTCGAACATGGCGTTGGAGAAGCTACAGGTCCTGATCTGGCTTCACAATTGGTTGCTTCGAATGAAGTCCCAGTCCATGGTTGA
- the LOC100272884 gene encoding uncharacterized LOC100272884 produces the protein MEDAGREGGTAAENGTEGEGYVLVKAAPEGEGDPTAAAAGGDREDLAASAPAMAMAVAAADEAAAPAKKGGSGATKARLQNGRVPAGTSAAAAAAGPRVKKPGVLSQSASFPARGAVAVAAKKAAAAVATPKQAKGAVPIGSETAAALAGRAVEKKASLARTPVARRPMLVKSGSVDAAAPNDTVVAVQESDENTDKPLKQTQPGKTEDDVHSTTSSTNTPRAAARKSAAAAAAGFSFRLEERAEKRKEFFQKLEEKIHAKELEKTNLQEKSKESQEAEIKLLRKSLTFKATPMPSFYKEQPPKVELKKIPPTRARSPRLGRHKAASSATAPAPADGSVSCGSPRSTANSGKVNEIMENIKPRVPARKSIQRPVTKTPLQVSATTKAEPRPIATKPKIANSKPKVSRAKVAQAQGNSAEVPPSEPSASEELVVEHGVGEATGPDLASQLVASNEVPVHG, from the exons ATGGAGGACGCCGGCCGCGAGGGCGGCACTGCCGCGGAGAATGGGACCGAGGGGGAGGGCTACGTCCTCGTCAAGGCCGCCCCCGAGGGGGAGGGGGaccccaccgccgccgccgccggaggcGATCGCGAGGATCTCGCTGCCTCCGCCCCGGCGATGGCGATGGCGGTGGCGGCTGCGGACGAGGCCGCGGCACCGGCCAAG AAGGGTGGATCCGGGGCCACGAAGGCGAGGCTGCAGAACGGCAGGGTCCCCGCCGGAacttccgccgccgccgccgccgccgggccgaGGGTGAAGAAGCCCGGGGTCCTCTCACAGAGCGCCTCCTTCCCGGCGCGGGGCGCGGTGGCGGTCGCGGCCAAGAAGGCCGCGGCGGCGGTTGCTACGCCCAAGCAGGCCAAGGGCGCCGTGCCCATTGGATCAGAGACGGCGGCAG CGCTTGCAGGCCGGGCGGTGGAGAAGAAGGCGAGTTTGGCGCGGACACCTGTTGCTCGCCGGCCGATG CTTGTTAAGTCTGGATCAGTGGATGCGGCTGCCCCAAATGACACAGTTGTTGCTGTCCAAGA GTCAGATGAAAATACGGACAAACCATTGAAACAAACACAGCCAGGGAAAACAGAGGATGATGTGCACTCCACCACATC AAGTACCAATACTCCCCGTGCAGCAGCTCGTAagagtgctgctgctgctgctgctggttttaGTTTCAGATTGGAGGAGCGTGCTGAGAAGAGAAAGGAG TTCTTCCAAAAGCTTGAAGAAAAAATCCATGCGAAGGAGCTGGAAAAAACAAATTTGCAGGAGAAATCTAAG GAGAGCCAAGAGGCTGAGATCAAACTACTGAGGAAGAGCCTAACATTTAAAGCCACACCTATGCCAAGCTTTTACAAGGAGCAGCCACCCAAAGTTGAGTTGAAAAAG ATTCCCCCAACACGTGCCAGGTCACCAAGGCTCGGCCGGCACAAGGCAGCCAGTTCTgctactgctcctgctcctgcagaTGGTTCTGTATCATGTGGGAGCCCACGGAGCACTGCAAATTCGGGCAAGGTAAATGAAATCATGGAGAACATCAAACCTCGTGTCCCTGCTAGAAAATCTATTCAGAGGCCAGTCACGAAAACTCCATTGCAAGTGTCTGCCACCACAAAGGCTGAACCAAGACCCATAGCTACAAAGCCGAAAATCGCAAACTCGAAACCTAAGGTTTCAAGGGCAAAGGTTGCGCAGGCGCAAGGAAACTCAGCTGAAGTCCCTCCTTCAGAACCTTCTGCCTCGGAAGAGCTAGTAGTCGAACATGGCGTTGGAGAAGCTACAGGTCCTGATCTGGCTTCACAATTGGTTGCTTCGAATGAAGTCCCAGTCCATGGTTGA